A single Apostichopus japonicus isolate 1M-3 chromosome 11, ASM3797524v1, whole genome shotgun sequence DNA region contains:
- the LOC139975919 gene encoding uncharacterized protein isoform X2, protein MAASEVLVNQYSASQQRPRPLTFAEFGTDLKPYFTTYQDPERPLSFLELGLDVEKESSTFDTRVGKYRKWKGLSIAEKLFFTTSVIFLVTFLALTTNRLFFADKYSQDFTFVLLLLLNAAFCLYYVIHGIFREHGFELFVYAFSVGVVLIYCVENFFETEIGPVKLARLVVVGIFAPPEVAYAIYLGWHYQQSKNLIFRTVGANLYRQNLCVKMYMFVDLLKFDLQLERVYSWTKRGRQDRTNGEFAGRLRCSYLAYMELDRVLSCQIRETSVVIHIHRNWMATTNLRDIQIYRFTTDSINLGFSGDDTNRPPNLWSVSHNLAAYINNNLTNRQTRHSY, encoded by the exons ATGGCTGCATCGGAGGTACTCGTTAACCAGTATAGCGCCAGTCAGCAGCGGCctcgacctttgacctttgctGAGTTTGGTACAGACCTCAAACCTTATTTCACGACGTACCAGGATCCAGAAAGACCATTGAGCTTTCTGGAACTCGGATTGGATGTCGAAAAAGAATCGTCCACTTTTGATACGAGGGTTGGAAAA TATCGAAAATGGAAAGGCCTTTCCATAGCCGAGAAGTTATTCTTTACGACATCTGTGATATTTCTGGTGACTTTTCTGGCTCTTACTACAAACAGATTATTCTTCGCAGACAAATACAGTCAGGATTTTACGTTTGTTCTTCTTTTACTCTTGAACGCAG CGTTCTGTCTATATTACGTCATACACGGTATTTTCCGGGAGCATGGTTTTGAGTTATTCGTTTACGCGTTCAGTGTTGGCGTTGTTCTTATTTACTGCGTCGAAAATTTCTTCGAGACAGAGATAGGTCCGGTGAAGCTG gCTCGACTGGTAGTAGTCGGGATATTTGCTCCACCAGAGGTTGCATACGCCATTTATCTGGGCTGGCATTACCAACAATCAAAGAACCTTATATTCAGAACTGTAGGAGCGAACCTGTATCGTCAAA ACCTCTGCGTTAAAATGTACATGTTTGTAGATTTGCTGAAATTTGACTTACAGCTAGAG CGTGTTTATTCTTGGACTAAAAGGGGGCGTCAAGACAGAACTAATGGAGAGTTTGCTGGTCGGCTTAGGTGTTCCTATCTCGCTTACATGGAACTTGATAGGGTACTTAGCT GTCAGATACGAGAAACGAGTGTTGTTATTCATATTCATCGCAACTGGATGGCTACAACCAACCTACGTGACATACAAATTTATCGAT TTACAACGGACAGTATTAATTTGGGGTTTTCAGGAGATGACACAAACAGACCTCCGAATTTATGGAGCGTTTCTCACAACTTGGCAGCCTACATCAACAATAATTTAACAAACAGACAGACTCGACATAGCTATTAA
- the LOC139975919 gene encoding uncharacterized protein isoform X5, whose translation MAASEVLVNQYSASQQRPRPLTFAEFGTDLKPYFTTYQDPERPLSFLELGLDVEKESSTFDTRVGKYRKWKGLSIAEKLFFTTSVIFLVTFLALTTNRLFFADKYSQDFTFVLLLLLNAAFCLYYVIHGIFREHGFELFVYAFSVGVVLIYCVENFFETEIGPVKLARLVVVGIFAPPEVAYAIYLGWHYQQSKNLIFRTVGANLYRQNLCVKMYMFVDLLKFDLQLECSVFILGLKGGVKTELMESLLVGLGVPISLTWNLIGYLAVRYEKRVLLFIFIATGWLQPTYVTYKFIDSCKCFTA comes from the exons ATGGCTGCATCGGAGGTACTCGTTAACCAGTATAGCGCCAGTCAGCAGCGGCctcgacctttgacctttgctGAGTTTGGTACAGACCTCAAACCTTATTTCACGACGTACCAGGATCCAGAAAGACCATTGAGCTTTCTGGAACTCGGATTGGATGTCGAAAAAGAATCGTCCACTTTTGATACGAGGGTTGGAAAA TATCGAAAATGGAAAGGCCTTTCCATAGCCGAGAAGTTATTCTTTACGACATCTGTGATATTTCTGGTGACTTTTCTGGCTCTTACTACAAACAGATTATTCTTCGCAGACAAATACAGTCAGGATTTTACGTTTGTTCTTCTTTTACTCTTGAACGCAG CGTTCTGTCTATATTACGTCATACACGGTATTTTCCGGGAGCATGGTTTTGAGTTATTCGTTTACGCGTTCAGTGTTGGCGTTGTTCTTATTTACTGCGTCGAAAATTTCTTCGAGACAGAGATAGGTCCGGTGAAGCTG gCTCGACTGGTAGTAGTCGGGATATTTGCTCCACCAGAGGTTGCATACGCCATTTATCTGGGCTGGCATTACCAACAATCAAAGAACCTTATATTCAGAACTGTAGGAGCGAACCTGTATCGTCAAA ACCTCTGCGTTAAAATGTACATGTTTGTAGATTTGCTGAAATTTGACTTACAGCTAGAG TGTAGCGTGTTTATTCTTGGACTAAAAGGGGGCGTCAAGACAGAACTAATGGAGAGTTTGCTGGTCGGCTTAGGTGTTCCTATCTCGCTTACATGGAACTTGATAGGGTACTTAGCT GTCAGATACGAGAAACGAGTGTTGTTATTCATATTCATCGCAACTGGATGGCTACAACCAACCTACGTGACATACAAATTTATCGAT TCTTGCAAGTGTTTTACGGCGTGA
- the LOC139975919 gene encoding uncharacterized protein isoform X1, which yields MAASEVLVNQYSASQQRPRPLTFAEFGTDLKPYFTTYQDPERPLSFLELGLDVEKESSTFDTRVGKYRKWKGLSIAEKLFFTTSVIFLVTFLALTTNRLFFADKYSQDFTFVLLLLLNAAFCLYYVIHGIFREHGFELFVYAFSVGVVLIYCVENFFETEIGPVKLARLVVVGIFAPPEVAYAIYLGWHYQQSKNLIFRTVGANLYRQNLCVKMYMFVDLLKFDLQLECSVFILGLKGGVKTELMESLLVGLGVPISLTWNLIGYLAVRYEKRVLLFIFIATGWLQPTYVTYKFIDIYHAWKTFTVPSDKLLPSCIIVCGVIGLIVHSALIILVVYLGVNFDNGLGQKVFGPGKRQHQLPPNMAHGLTRRRPFSWAHPGKRDSSKSRRGFRKHRPVTTAVSCLDLYNETSLLDQTTRDKSQGLSNLDCSLLTN from the exons ATGGCTGCATCGGAGGTACTCGTTAACCAGTATAGCGCCAGTCAGCAGCGGCctcgacctttgacctttgctGAGTTTGGTACAGACCTCAAACCTTATTTCACGACGTACCAGGATCCAGAAAGACCATTGAGCTTTCTGGAACTCGGATTGGATGTCGAAAAAGAATCGTCCACTTTTGATACGAGGGTTGGAAAA TATCGAAAATGGAAAGGCCTTTCCATAGCCGAGAAGTTATTCTTTACGACATCTGTGATATTTCTGGTGACTTTTCTGGCTCTTACTACAAACAGATTATTCTTCGCAGACAAATACAGTCAGGATTTTACGTTTGTTCTTCTTTTACTCTTGAACGCAG CGTTCTGTCTATATTACGTCATACACGGTATTTTCCGGGAGCATGGTTTTGAGTTATTCGTTTACGCGTTCAGTGTTGGCGTTGTTCTTATTTACTGCGTCGAAAATTTCTTCGAGACAGAGATAGGTCCGGTGAAGCTG gCTCGACTGGTAGTAGTCGGGATATTTGCTCCACCAGAGGTTGCATACGCCATTTATCTGGGCTGGCATTACCAACAATCAAAGAACCTTATATTCAGAACTGTAGGAGCGAACCTGTATCGTCAAA ACCTCTGCGTTAAAATGTACATGTTTGTAGATTTGCTGAAATTTGACTTACAGCTAGAG TGTAGCGTGTTTATTCTTGGACTAAAAGGGGGCGTCAAGACAGAACTAATGGAGAGTTTGCTGGTCGGCTTAGGTGTTCCTATCTCGCTTACATGGAACTTGATAGGGTACTTAGCT GTCAGATACGAGAAACGAGTGTTGTTATTCATATTCATCGCAACTGGATGGCTACAACCAACCTACGTGACATACAAATTTATCGAT atATACCATGCCTGGAAAACCTTTACAGTTCCCAGTGATAAACTCTTGCCCAGTTGTATCATCGTGTGCGGGGTAATTGGTTTGATTGTTCACTCCGCCCTAATCATCCTGGTCGTATACCTAGGTGTGAATTTCGATAACGGCCTAGGTCAGAAAG TTTTTGGCCCAGGTAAGAGGCAACACCAGCTTCCACCAAACATGGCGCATGGACTCACAAGGCGACGCCCATTCAGCTGGGCCCACCCAGGGAAGAGAGACAGCAGTAAAAGTCGAAGAGGTTTCAGAAAGCATCGGCCAGTCACCACGGCAGTGTCCTGTCTAGACCTCTACAACGAAACTTCACTGCTCGACCAAACAACCAGGGATAAATCTCAAGGTTTATCAAATTTAGACTGTAGCCTTTTAACGAACTAA
- the LOC139975919 gene encoding uncharacterized protein isoform X4 — MAASEVLVNQYSASQQRPRPLTFAEFGTDLKPYFTTYQDPERPLSFLELGLDVEKESSTFDTRVGKYRKWKGLSIAEKLFFTTSVIFLVTFLALTTNRLFFADKYSQDFTFVLLLLLNAAFCLYYVIHGIFREHGFELFVYAFSVGVVLIYCVENFFETEIGPVKLARLVVVGIFAPPEVAYAIYLGWHYQQSKNLIFRTVGANLYRQNLCVKMYMFVDLLKFDLQLERVYSWTKRGRQDRTNGEFAGRLRCSYLAYMELDRVLSCQIRETSVVIHIHRNWMATTNLRDIQIYRFLQVFYGVTFAISGVSKDHT; from the exons ATGGCTGCATCGGAGGTACTCGTTAACCAGTATAGCGCCAGTCAGCAGCGGCctcgacctttgacctttgctGAGTTTGGTACAGACCTCAAACCTTATTTCACGACGTACCAGGATCCAGAAAGACCATTGAGCTTTCTGGAACTCGGATTGGATGTCGAAAAAGAATCGTCCACTTTTGATACGAGGGTTGGAAAA TATCGAAAATGGAAAGGCCTTTCCATAGCCGAGAAGTTATTCTTTACGACATCTGTGATATTTCTGGTGACTTTTCTGGCTCTTACTACAAACAGATTATTCTTCGCAGACAAATACAGTCAGGATTTTACGTTTGTTCTTCTTTTACTCTTGAACGCAG CGTTCTGTCTATATTACGTCATACACGGTATTTTCCGGGAGCATGGTTTTGAGTTATTCGTTTACGCGTTCAGTGTTGGCGTTGTTCTTATTTACTGCGTCGAAAATTTCTTCGAGACAGAGATAGGTCCGGTGAAGCTG gCTCGACTGGTAGTAGTCGGGATATTTGCTCCACCAGAGGTTGCATACGCCATTTATCTGGGCTGGCATTACCAACAATCAAAGAACCTTATATTCAGAACTGTAGGAGCGAACCTGTATCGTCAAA ACCTCTGCGTTAAAATGTACATGTTTGTAGATTTGCTGAAATTTGACTTACAGCTAGAG CGTGTTTATTCTTGGACTAAAAGGGGGCGTCAAGACAGAACTAATGGAGAGTTTGCTGGTCGGCTTAGGTGTTCCTATCTCGCTTACATGGAACTTGATAGGGTACTTAGCT GTCAGATACGAGAAACGAGTGTTGTTATTCATATTCATCGCAACTGGATGGCTACAACCAACCTACGTGACATACAAATTTATCGAT TCTTGCAAGTGTTTTACGGCGTGACATTTGCCATCTCTGGGGTGAGCAAAGATCACACATGA
- the LOC139975919 gene encoding uncharacterized protein isoform X3, which yields MAASEVLVNQYSASQQRPRPLTFAEFGTDLKPYFTTYQDPERPLSFLELGLDVEKESSTFDTRVGKYRKWKGLSIAEKLFFTTSVIFLVTFLALTTNRLFFADKYSQDFTFVLLLLLNAAFCLYYVIHGIFREHGFELFVYAFSVGVVLIYCVENFFETEIGPVKLARLVVVGIFAPPEVAYAIYLGWHYQQSKNLIFRTVGANLYRQNLCVKMYMFVDLLKFDLQLECSVFILGLKGGVKTELMESLLVGLGVPISLTWNLIGYLAVRYEKRVLLFIFIATGWLQPTYVTYKFIDLQRTVLIWGFQEMTQTDLRIYGAFLTTWQPTSTII from the exons ATGGCTGCATCGGAGGTACTCGTTAACCAGTATAGCGCCAGTCAGCAGCGGCctcgacctttgacctttgctGAGTTTGGTACAGACCTCAAACCTTATTTCACGACGTACCAGGATCCAGAAAGACCATTGAGCTTTCTGGAACTCGGATTGGATGTCGAAAAAGAATCGTCCACTTTTGATACGAGGGTTGGAAAA TATCGAAAATGGAAAGGCCTTTCCATAGCCGAGAAGTTATTCTTTACGACATCTGTGATATTTCTGGTGACTTTTCTGGCTCTTACTACAAACAGATTATTCTTCGCAGACAAATACAGTCAGGATTTTACGTTTGTTCTTCTTTTACTCTTGAACGCAG CGTTCTGTCTATATTACGTCATACACGGTATTTTCCGGGAGCATGGTTTTGAGTTATTCGTTTACGCGTTCAGTGTTGGCGTTGTTCTTATTTACTGCGTCGAAAATTTCTTCGAGACAGAGATAGGTCCGGTGAAGCTG gCTCGACTGGTAGTAGTCGGGATATTTGCTCCACCAGAGGTTGCATACGCCATTTATCTGGGCTGGCATTACCAACAATCAAAGAACCTTATATTCAGAACTGTAGGAGCGAACCTGTATCGTCAAA ACCTCTGCGTTAAAATGTACATGTTTGTAGATTTGCTGAAATTTGACTTACAGCTAGAG TGTAGCGTGTTTATTCTTGGACTAAAAGGGGGCGTCAAGACAGAACTAATGGAGAGTTTGCTGGTCGGCTTAGGTGTTCCTATCTCGCTTACATGGAACTTGATAGGGTACTTAGCT GTCAGATACGAGAAACGAGTGTTGTTATTCATATTCATCGCAACTGGATGGCTACAACCAACCTACGTGACATACAAATTTATCGAT TTACAACGGACAGTATTAATTTGGGGTTTTCAGGAGATGACACAAACAGACCTCCGAATTTATGGAGCGTTTCTCACAACTTGGCAGCCTACATCAACAATAATTTAA